ATCAACATTCACCGAGTCGAGATGTTGAGTCGATAACTATTCACCGCTTGGTCGACTAGTCGACGACTAGTCGCGACTAGTCGACCGCCATGACAACAATGATCATCGTATATGTAATGTGTTTAGTCATTTAGTCGATGACTCGGTGCTATGAAGTGATTCATAATTATCAGACTAAGATTGCACAGTGATACTACTTGATTGAAAGAGTGATATTGCAGTTCTAAGCTATCATCACATATAGTTATAGGAATTTGTTTCTGTCATTTAATTGGTGGCCCCGTGTATTATATGCCCTTATTTTTCGATCAATATCTTGATCATTTTATATAATGTGCAAACCTTCAGGCCTTTTCCCTTCATCCATTGGCAGTGATGGCTTTCCACGCTACCGTACAGATTTTCATGAAATAGAGGTACACTTTTTATTTTCAAGGAAATTTTTGTGATTTTGAATACATTTGGTCTGTTCCTTGGTGATTGTTTCAAATAATCTAATTCTGCTTCAGCATATTGGTTATGGGAACTTCAACCGCGTTTTCAAAGCTTTAAAGAGAATCGATGGTTGCATGTATGCAGTAAAACATAGCACGAGACAACTGCATCTGGACTCGGAAAGGTTTTGTCAAATACTCGAAATGCTTGGTGAATAAGAATTTATGATTTTTAATATCATGTATTATGTGCCTTGATTATGCCATCATGGTTGCAGGCGTAAAGCTTTGATGGAAGTTCAAGCTCTGGCTGCTTTAGGTTTGCATCCTACTTTAATGTCTCGTCCATTTTCTACTTGCACTTGGTATCTATATTATGCTAACCATTCTCTTTTGTAGGAACACATGAGAACATTGTTGGCTATTATAATTCTTGGATTGAAAACGAGAAGATCTACATTCAGATGGAACTTTGTGAGCGTAGCCTATCCATCAATGGATCGTCTAAATTATTCAAGGAAGGAGAGGTCTTATCAGCAATGTACCAGGTTAACCTTTTTTTATGAAACTTGTATTTCAAGTGAACAGTGGCTTATTATTATAAATTGCTTTTATGCAGTATGACATGCTATATAGCTTAAAACGATAGTTAACCTTGAACAACTGCTTATGTGGACCCTAACATTCAACTATCATTGGAAATGACCTGTGGAGTTCCAGACTGTCTGTTAGATTAGGGACACATGCAGCCAATAACCTATGCAGTTAGCACTTAGCATCAAGTACTTTTTCATTTTAGTTAAGtctattataataatattaatatccAGTCTTTGTCAAGGTTTTACAGTTCAAACCTCTGTTGGACAACAAATCGTCAATATATAGGACGAAAGGAGTATTATTATATGCTCCTACAATCTCAAACTAACATCGGTGCATGGATTTTTGAGAAACTAAATGTAAAATGGGGTCATGAGGAATCTACATAAACTTGGGGAGCACTGTCTGTGAATGCCACGCATGACATGATTCTAGAGGGCACCAAGCTGTCTAGCCCTTGAGGCCGAACCGAAATCATGGCTCGTAATTTTGGAAGCATGCTAATAGAAGCTGCATATTAGGACATCCTGCTTTTTTTTATATGTTGTGGATTTCAGTTTTGCATACTatgattaattttaattttgtacAGATAGCCAACGCGTTGAAATATATACATGAGAGAGGGGTTGCCCACTTAGATGTGAAGCCCGATAATATTTATGTCAAGAATGGCAGATATAAACTTGGGGATTTTGGATGTGCAACTCTCCTGGATGCAAGCCTGCCCATTGAAGAAGGCGATGCACGTTACATGCCCCAAGAAATTCTGAATGAGAAGTATGATCATCTTGATAAGGTCGATGTTTTCTCCTTAGGGGCTACTATATATGAGCTTGTCAGGGGGTCAGCTCTGCCAGAGTCTGGTCCTCATTTTCTACATCTCAGGGAAGGAAAACTGCCACTTCTTCCTGGCCATTCTATTCAATTTCAGAATTTACTCAAGGTAAAGTCATACTTTCTGTTTTTGCATTACCTGAGCTTGCTCTTGCTTGAAATTACTGTCATTCTATAAGTTTTTCACAAGTTGATATATTACCCATGAATGCTGAGGATTAAAAGCCTAAAATAAGATTTACTTAAGGATATAGTTTAAAAGGTTAAAACAGAAGTTCCTTGCACTGAGCAGCGGTGTACTATACATTTAAACACTTGCTGCCTATCGCATGTGCAAATGATACTCTAACAATACTTCCGGCTATTTTTTCCATCTGTTTCATAGTAGCTGGCAATGTTGCAAAATTTCTCACATGCATAATATCTGACATGCATTTATTTTCACCCGAAGAATGCATTGAAGTAGATAGACATTCTCTTAGCCACAAAAAGCCCCATGACATCTGCTCTTTACACTGACTTCCCAGAAATTTTATCTGCAGTCAACTCGTATTGAGAATTCAGTTCAAAGCAATCCTTTAGTATTTGCAATCTAATTGTTGATTTTTTTTATCTATAAATTTAGGCGATGATGGACCCAGATCCATTACGGCGACCTTCTTCAAAAGAAGTAGTTGAAAACTCACTTTTTGATCGAATCCGGAGAAATTGAAAAACCAGCTAACGATGTTTTCTATAAAAACATGTTCATAGGATTTGGGAGCTGAAGTTAAATGGCTTGTTAATGCTAATATGAAGTGGTCAGTGTATTGTAATTTGTATCTTTATTGTATTGCACCATAGACTTTCGGTTGACATGGTACCCATTTTGTGAAAAAATACACAACCTTGGAGGAACTGTTCAATACTGTATTTAGTTGAAAGGAGTAAATGTTATTGCATCTGCAATATTTCTTTAATTTTAATCTGTCTAGGATTTTAGTGCAGTAATCATGTATGTCGATTATTTTATCTATTTTTCATAATTGTAACATGTTCAATTAATGATTGATCCAATCTGAATATACTGCATTATCCCTGCTTTTATATTCATTACTGGATTCATTTTACCCTAAACAAATTTGCGGTTACATATAGCTAGAAGAAGTTCGTGCATTATCAATAGGTTTATGGATTTGAATCCCTGAAACAGCTCTATGCTGCATGCACAAAAAAGGTGTAACCAAGTAAAGCAGTTTGATTATTTTCCCCGTAATCTATCCTAAGGTGTAACCAAGTACAGCAGTTTGATTATTTTCCCCCCGTAATCTATCCTCTTCATCATATATAGAATATAAGtcttaataaaaaatttattatatgTTGAAGGAAATTAATGAAATACCAAAGTACCTGGATATTTACATTCTCTATAATAAAAGTTATAGTTATGCTAACGAAGTGTTGGTGCAGTGAGTGATTGAACTCTTATACCGTCTTATGGGAGGTCAGGAGTCCTGGCATGTATGTGTGTTATTAATTAGAAAAAAAAAGTTTATAGTTTCAATTTCCACCCCTTCAGGATTCACTCTGtattattataatttattcaTCTTTTAGTCGTTTTGAGTATTTTTCTTTATCGTTTAACTACTTATATATTCTAAAGCAAGTAACAGTGGCCCACTCATAACAATGTTCACTCATAACAATGTTTAAAATAACTTGACAATGTATCGGAGTAATAATCAATAAAAGGGAAAATATTAATTAAGAAAGGAGTATTCACTACAGTTCCAAAGCATCCACTACTAGGTGAAGTGGATTGGTTTAACCACCTACTTGTATTAATTAGATTCATTCTTTGTCATCTATATGTATTCAAGTAGCGTGCAGTAAGATGCTCCACTGAATACTAAGCTTATATAACTAATAATTATAACATTAACTAGCATTTTAAAAAGACCCCTGACTACAGTATGTCTTGCATATTTGTAAATGTCTTGTTCATGTTATAATCAAGTTTGTTTTTTACTAGCTACtcattttctaaaaaaaatatgGATTCAAATGCTATGAGTTTGGAGGCGATGCAGACACGATTAGCACTAGAGGAAGAAGAAGGGAGGGAGTCATTGTAGAAGCTACGGAGAATGTGCAAGCACAACCAAAATATGTATTGATTAAAAAGTTTCTCACAGAGAAAAACATAAATTTTCAAGTCATGCAAAATATTTTAACATCTATACGGCGGCCAAGGGAGGGTAAGAAGATACATGATCTGGGTGGGTATCGATACCCATTCATCTTTTACCATATTCTGGATTTGCAGAAAGTGACTGAAGGGGGGCCGTGAACTTTTGAACAAAGTCTCATGCTGCATCATAGACTGGAAGCAAATGAAGAGGCTCGTTCGGTTAAATTGAATACAATGAATATATGGGTTTAGATATATGATTTACCCATAGACATGATGTTTAAGCTATTGGAGAGTATAGATAATTATGTAGGTACATTTGTGAAAGATGATCCTCAAACTCTTAATGGGGGATTGAAGATGTATAATCGAATCcatattgtaatggatgttgataAGCTATTAAAAAGAAGGATGAAGGTTAAAAGGGAGGGTGGAGAATGGTCATGGATAAACTTTTAAGTATGAACGACGtagcatgttttgttttgtttgtgGTTTGATAGGACACTTTGACCGAGATTGTGGTATCGTGTATGCGAACCCTGACAAAATCATTGAAAGAGCATATGAGACATGGTTACGAGCTCCTGTTAGAGGTGGAAAAAATCAGAGTATCGGAGCACGGTAGCTACGTAATGGAGTGTATGGAAGAAGGAGTTGGGAGTCGAATTCCGGTGGGTTTCAAGCATCAAATCAGACACAAGATACGAATACGAGATTTATGGAGGTGGATTCATCGAAATTGTAGGGGAAACAGGTGCAATTCGGTTAAGTGACCCAGATAAGCTTTTCCCAGTTGTTTCTTCAATagagcttcatactttacttccAATTCCAGATAAACTTATTTTTGAAGTAACCCAGATAAGCTTTCTTTGACTTCCTGCACTCAGTAGCAAtgtgacccaactcatcacagttgaaacaccttatctttgatctgtcaccaaatccagttttgtagccaccttttctagctgagttatactgaacttttggtttccaattatcGCTGTTGGAAGACTGGCCCTTattcttgaaaaatcttggccTTTTGACCCTaatgttagaaaattttctagccaGGTATGTCATAGATTGgtccatctcatctagctcatcaagggtatagtactcatcttcctctagctccaaaataacttatttttagggtcctttgttcttttgctcCACAGCTTGAATGACTGGAGTTTGtgcatcttgctcatcttcacttgtTTCACTATCATTGACAAACAAGGCACTAGATCCATTAACTACATGTCCTTGGTTTGACCTTAATGACTTTCTTTATaacatttcaagttcatatgtcttcaagattccatatagcACTTCCAATGTCatcctgctcaagtctcttccttctcttatggTTGATATCTTATGTTCAAGGTGGCCAGGAAGAAACAACAAGAACTTTAggttcacctcttcagcttcataatacttatcatggagttgcaagtcatttatcaatttgttaaaccttctaaaaacttcagtaattccttctttaggctttgccataaaaccctTATATTGAGACACCAGTATCctcctttgatttgacctaacttcctctgttccctcacacaaaatctctaattctcccagatctgtttggctaTGTCACAATTGACAATATTGTTATACATCAcatgtcaagtgactctatcagaattaactgcaagctactatccagagagacttttttttttcagtttcagtgtattttgagggttctttaggagcataatgagctgggatgaccatgtttcCATCTGTAGATTGCTCAACCCTTTCCATGAGAGTAAAAGggtgtaacagcccgcactttcGGACCATTAATTTTAAATCGAAACTAAAATAAGATACAATTTACTAAGAAAAAATCTATTACAAAGAtactattacaaaagcgcagctaacagCGGAAGCCTAAAGGTCAATCTACTACAATTCTAGGTCCCCgaaactccaatgctatccaactcgaatcttagacgAAACATGAAATATTCAAAGGATGAGCTACAAAGCCCatcaagtacaaattgactaactatttaaccggaaaataatgggtgttttaataatacaatttttctcaaaacaataataattttgtaaaatattttctaaaataaatccaatcctaagttttatattttaaaattaagaatTTAAAATAGAACAGTGCATATTTTATAACAGATTTAaacagaataaaacagaacgaaatGATATTTCTTATAAACACCatagtcttgatctacggccacactttgtCAGTAGCCgacatctaattcttattcttattctttataccacacttttcTAGTGGTCGgaatctaaagttcaataattacgcatccttaataggtatctaaagttgcacacttgtgcgcctaataAGGGTATCTAAGACTAGTTCCAGAACTATAACataaattacgaacgggttcgaaaacgtagagactggaTTTCAAAAGATTATCTTATTTCTTATATAGTTCGAAACATAATTCTTATATCTTTtacgaaattcgaaaatcagagtataaaaacttttccgaaaataaaagtaagtcaaaaagtacttacctTAAAACCTGatcagatctgaatttactctttttgaccctctaaatgatgttatcttgaaaaacacgaaacacaaAAGTTGTAGAGAACTAAAAGAGCTTTCCAAAAAGTCCAAGATCACTGAATTCtaacttacgatgaattttctatgaattttacaatACTGCTGATTTTGGTGTAGAAGAGCCCTAtgaattttgatattaaaaacaaggaagacgaatatgatgtatttataatcttacaaaaccctatatcttaacctacaagttatccatattaaaatctgatcaaaattttaggcccattagtctaattcaattttaaatcctagtccttatctaattttaattctttttattctattattaatctaattctaaaaattacgggatattacatactaccctccttaaatAGAATTTAGTCCCCAAATTTACAACAAACCTATACATCTACGCCCCTAATATCTGATAAGTCAAACTTAAACTAGGGTCCACAGGAACGtatcctagggaatgtactagtccctTACCTAATACACTCAGGAGGACAGCCTGCTCTAGATACTAACTATAACAGCCCGCACTTTCGGACCATTAATTCTAAATCGAAACTAAAATAAGATACAATTTACTAAGAAAAAATCTTGATGCTATCTTAATATCTATGCACTTATACTTCCAAAATCTTTATCTATTTTCTTTCggatttttctctgataccacttgttagatattgagtataacacaggggggtgaatgtgttttcttgatttttggccttttaaaacttatttgaatatggtgaacaaagcagtttatgACTGTAGATATATTGTGTTAACAGAATTAAGATAACAAGCACAAAAAACATAATATTTCAAAACTTAATTAATTTGTagtaattaagtttgtcttgctacaaaatatgtgttcttaaaaatataagaactcagctctttcttgagagagtacaagaaaaaaTTAGATTTGTTTTGTTACTCCTAAAAAATAAATGATCAGtttttactttatagattagtaaacacaggtttacacagcatgcaataagatgtactaaacccttttcTAAGCTATCTTTGAATCTTTCTTTTTTTGGCTTAATAATCTTTGCAAATCTTGTAGGactgtgaccatcctttgtcagttaattttgactcttgatcttgcactcttcaaactgcttttgtagactttccaatttaagtgaatagatcatttgttgattgataatcttgaatctttaattTATCCGCATTAATGtatttgaggttcatatcgagatctccagtttgtctaatagagaagtgacatctcgataagtataatgacttatcaagatctctgagttctctataactGTAGttaacttgtcgaggtctccGAGTTCTCTATACGTGTACttaacttgtcgaggtctctagatctctacatgtagaaataactttttgatatctctgagatctctatatgcattttgacttgtcgatatctccaatcttcacatctttatttgacttttcgatatcttagagttctctacatgcaaaaatgacttgtcgatatctccaatcttcacatcttcatttggcttgtcgatatctctgagacttctctataagccattttggacttctcgataagtcattctggagttctcgaatgacttctctatataacttgatctgtgacttgttgatatcttgacttaaaacatttttcataaaacatgtttattcaactccaagcttctacatcttttttctgaggtatgatctttgcttgatcttcttctagagtttattcttaggcttgaaactgtttacagaaaaatacaccagtataatcttctaacctttttttatagactcaagaaatacaatacataatacatatttagattatcatacaactaaatctcagggttgtcaatgtgaattattctttttattatacaggcatgtcatgcacaataatctcccccaatttgtgagaagatttcttatcacaaattcatgtctgataacaagactaaccctaagttaaaaataattatataaatattgacAGATTGAtaaatacaacttttatacatttgaAGATTACATGAGTTCCGTAGTTACAGCCATCAAGTGAATTTCTCATAGCCTGGTTTatttctaatgaggtcctttaggtTTACTAGCACCTGGAgttcttctattattttagtcc
The sequence above is drawn from the Apium graveolens cultivar Ventura chromosome 2, ASM990537v1, whole genome shotgun sequence genome and encodes:
- the LOC141708630 gene encoding wee1-like protein kinase isoform X1 — translated: MRKALKRSSCDSTTTKSKKKQKLDSNSASSIQQQPGQISPFNPQNKSPILNLADPSRFQGLLDSETDVFAPESDRPLLSSVDFSFDVGNEKNERVFVLSQDLFCTPDYITPSEAPITNTLNCNEEDMCPKSPEKIKTVKAKKQMQDETLSNLSAASFPYDQPVPELMDETAVYHDSNSVKAIDTEFQKNHNYMSQSAVALRCRVMPPPCMKNPYLMDNSGVDIDPFGSSRSKCEGLFPSSIGSDGFPRYRTDFHEIEHIGYGNFNRVFKALKRIDGCMYAVKHSTRQLHLDSERRKALMEVQALAALGTHENIVGYYNSWIENEKIYIQMELCERSLSINGSSKLFKEGEVLSAMYQIANALKYIHERGVAHLDVKPDNIYVKNGRYKLGDFGCATLLDASLPIEEGDARYMPQEILNEKYDHLDKVDVFSLGATIYELVRGSALPESGPHFLHLREGKLPLLPGHSIQFQNLLKAMMDPDPLRRPSSKEVVENSLFDRIRRN
- the LOC141708630 gene encoding wee1-like protein kinase isoform X2 translates to MRKALKRSSCDSTTTKSKKKQKLDSNSASSIQQQPGQISPFNPQNKSPILNLADPSRFQGLLDSETDVFAPESDRPLLSSVDFSFDVGNEKNERVFVLSQDLFCTPDYITPSEAPITNTLNCNEEDMCPKSPEKIKTVKAKKQMQASFPYDQPVPELMDETAVYHDSNSVKAIDTEFQKNHNYMSQSAVALRCRVMPPPCMKNPYLMDNSGVDIDPFGSSRSKCEGLFPSSIGSDGFPRYRTDFHEIEHIGYGNFNRVFKALKRIDGCMYAVKHSTRQLHLDSERRKALMEVQALAALGTHENIVGYYNSWIENEKIYIQMELCERSLSINGSSKLFKEGEVLSAMYQIANALKYIHERGVAHLDVKPDNIYVKNGRYKLGDFGCATLLDASLPIEEGDARYMPQEILNEKYDHLDKVDVFSLGATIYELVRGSALPESGPHFLHLREGKLPLLPGHSIQFQNLLKAMMDPDPLRRPSSKEVVENSLFDRIRRN